In Cryptococcus deuterogattii R265 chromosome 4, complete sequence, a genomic segment contains:
- a CDS encoding tRNA-dihydrouridine synthase 4 — protein sequence MAPDQDATDEQLYADLPSPLYLSPSELIDTYHPNVLAPLVRCSKLPFRHLTSLYETHITHTPMILAEEFSRAQIARTSDFSTSSNERGIYWMTPKNGKSKEKEGYQTHIGHPEDARPVKEPWKTYHSPPSTNRLPPSPAPPNSQAQLVRGCLIAQFASPNAKSLADAAELISPYVDGIDLNCGCPQRWAYNEGIGCALLRKPELVRDMVRGAKDRMGWGWPVSIKIRIDTEQKNTEQLISNALQAGISHLTIHGRTRHQPSTDPVNLPGIKFAVECVKGQVPCVANGDVWELEDARRMRFQTGVQGVMAARGLLANPALFAGYDKTPEDCVSQFINLGLDYGFNFSLFHRHLAYMLEPHLSRVEKVWFNSLTSQASAIEWLDERGINFRKKRGTIWDARRGYNVIDLY from the exons ATGGCTCCGGATCAAGATGCTACCGACGAACAGCTTTATGCCgaccttccttctcctctatacctttccccttccgAACTTATTGACACTTATCACCCAAACGTTCTGGCGCCTCTAGTCCGTTGCTCTAAACTCCCTTTTCGCCATCTTACTTCTCTTTACGAGACACACATAACTCACACACCCATGATCCTAGCTGAAGAGTTTTCGCGCGCTCAGATAGCGAGGACTTCGGATTTTAGCACAAGTAGCAACGAAAGAGGCATTTACTGGATGACGCCCAAGAACGGAAAATctaaagagaaagagggttATCAGACCCACATTGGTCATCCAGAGGATGCCCGACCTGTGAAAGAGCCGTGGAAGACGTatcactctcctccttctaCCAAccgtcttcctccatcaccGGCTCCCCCCAACTCCCAAGCACAGCTCGTTCGGGGTTGCTTAATAGCTCAATTCGCATCCCCTAATGCCAAGTCTTTAGCTGACGCCGCTGAACTCATTTCTCCTTACGTTGACGGAATTGATTTGAACTGTGGCTGTCCCCAGAGATGGGCTTACAACGAGGGTATCGGATGCGCTTTGTTGAGGAAACCAGAATTAGTACGAGATATGGTTAGAGGCGCTAAAGATCGAATGGGGTGGGGGTGGCCGGTCAGTATCAAAATTAGAATCGACACGGAGCAGAA AAATACGGAGCAGCTAATCTCAAATGCCCTTCAAGCCGGAATATCTCATTTAACGATCCATGGCCGAACGAGGCACCAGCCTTCGACTGACCCGGTCAATCTTCCCGGAATTAAGTTTGCAGTAGAATGCGTCAAAGGTCAAGTCCCATGCGTGGCGAATGGAGACGTCTGGGAACTTGAAGACGCAAGGCGGATGAGATTTCAGACCGGAGTTCAAGGTGTGATGGCAGCAAGAGGGTTATTAGCCAA CCCTGCCCTATTCGCCGGTTATGATAAGACGCCAGAGGACTGCGTATCTCAATTCATCAACCTTGGTTTGGATTATGGTTTCAACTTCTCTCTATTCCATCGGCACCTCGCATACATGCTCGAGCCCCATCTTTCTCGAGTAGAAAAAGTCTGGTTCAATTCTCTCACATCACAAGCGTCTGCAATAGAATGGCTGGATGAAAGAGGTATTAATTtcaggaagaaaagagggacTATCTGGGATGCGCGTCGAGGCTACAACGTTATTGATTTATACTAG
- a CDS encoding 8-amino-7-oxononanoate synthase: protein MTQLDDRLDNLLRGRKQKGRFRSLKEYDTSPHSGLTDFSSNDYLSVTSSESLHAAYLERLANSPQIFGSTGSRLLSGCSPAHSALENRLSTLFNSPSALLFNSGWDANVSFFATVPQASDWVICDELVHASVHSGLRASRVPPEKRVIFSHNSPEGLEKVLQQIARDPSFGHNSTVFLALESLYSMDGDMAPLPLLLDILEQYVPRTRQCVVVDEAHSTGVYGEHGKGLVYALAEEGGWAPGDGNRRGKARVDVRLMTFGKAVGCSGAVLLCSPTIRTFLINFARPFIFSTAMPHSTVIALQCVWDLLMGSEGDKRRESLMAIAAYIHSLLNDLLRNTPSDLLRLPPSPDTSFTFPIPPHGTVSISSSPLSPILGLLTPTPHALSAFLLEKGFIVRPVVPPTVPPGAERVRICLRASMDKEVINRLMAALRDWVESKMDPGVMRAKL, encoded by the exons ATGACTCAGCTCGATGATCGCTTGGACAATCTCCTGCGGGGAAGAAAGCAGAAAGGCCGATTCAGGAGTCTCAAAGAATACGATACATCACCACACTCCGGTCTCACAGATTTT TCTTCAAATGACTATCTCTCAGTGACCTCCTCTGAATCACTGCATGCCGCATATCTTGAACGCCTTGCTAACAGTCCCCAAATATTCGGCTCGACCGGCTCTCGACTGCTTAGTGGCTGCAGTCCTGCCCATTCTGCCCTTGAAAATCGTCTCTCAACTCTCTTCAATTCCCCATCTGCGCTCCTTTTCAATTCAGGGTGGGATGCCAATGTGTCCTTTTTCGCCACGGTTCCGCAAGCGTCGGACTGGGTCATTTGTGATGAGCTAGTCCACGCGTCCGTTCATTCGGGCCTAAGAGCATCAAGGGTACCCccagagaagagagtgatCTTTTCTCATAACAGTCCAGAGGGGTTGGAGAAAGTGTTACAACAAATTGCTCGAGATCCTAGCTTTGGGCACAATTCTACGGTGTTTCTAGCGCTGGAAAGCCTGTATTCGATGGACGGGGATATGgctccccttccccttctacTAGACATTTTAGAGCAATACGTGCCGAGGACCAGACAATGTGTCGTAGTAGATGAAGCGCATTCAACTGGTGTTTACGGCGAGCATGGTAAAGGTCTGGTCTATGCCTTagcggaggaaggaggatgggcaCCAGGGGATGGCAatagaaggggaaaggcGAGGGTGGATGTAAGGTTGATGACTTTCGGCAAGGCGGTTGGGTGTTCTGGAG CGGTTTTACTTTGCTCGCCTACCATCCGGactttcctcatcaactttGCGCGGCCCTTTATTTTCTCCACCGCTATGCCTCATTCAACAGTAATTGCACTTCAGTGTGTCTGGGACTTGTTGATGGGCTCAGAAGGAGATAAG CGTCGTGAAAGCCTTATGGCCATTGCTGCTTATATTCATTCCCTCTTGAATGATCTGCTACGAAACACTCCCTCCGATCTTCTGCGCCTTCCCCCGAGCCCTGATACCTCCTTCACTTTTCCTATTCCACCTCACGGCACCGTGAGCATATCATCTAGCCCGTTATCCCCTATCCTCGGGTTATTGACCCCGACGCCGCATGCTCTATCGGCATTCCTTCTGGAAAAAGGCTTCATCGTGAGGCCAGTTGTGCCACCCACTGTACCTCCAGGAGCCGAACGCGTTCGTATATGTCTTCGTGCAAGCATGGACAAGGAGGTCATTAATCGACTTATGGCTGCGTTAAGAGATTGGGTGGAGAGCAAGATGGATCCTGGCGTCATGAGAGCAAAACTATGA
- a CDS encoding 3-isopropylmalate dehydratase large subunit gives MPAPITTPRTLYDKVFDDHVVHSGEGDTLIYIDRHLVHEVTSPQAFEGLRNAGRKVRRPDCTLVTVDHNIPTISRKNFKDVNTFIGEADSRAQVAALEDNVKEFGLTYFGMSDKRQGIVHIIGPEQGFTLPGTTVCCGDSHTSTHGAFGALAFGIGTSEVEHILATQTLPQAKSKNMRINVEGTLAEGVSSKDIVLHIIGVIGTAGGTGCVIEFSGSTIRALSMEARMSICNMAIEAGARAGMIAPDEITFEYLKGRPLSPREGEEWDKAVEYWKTLKTDPGAKYDIEVEIKAEDIVPTLTWGTSPQDVVPITGVVPNPEDFPEAQRGNIVRALEYMGLTSGTPMEKVKIDKAFFGSCTNGRIEDMRSAARVILASQKNGGPSKVADGVYAMIVPGSGLVKQQAEAEGLDVIFKKAGFDWREAGCSMCLGMNPDQLKPGERCASSSNRNFEGRQGAGGRTHLMSPAMVAAASLTGYLTDVRTLMGAHINDDDGLKITSYFDYLTPVDVPARPAEPTEETEEGKTPVKAAAAGSAGLPKFNVLRGIAAPMWEANIDTDKIIPKQFLKTLLRTGLGKALFWPLRYDVRTNEEIPDFVLNKEPYRHASIIVCTGPNFGCGSSREHAPWALNDFGIRCVMAPSFGDIFKTNCFKNGMLPLQLPQADLDALYEDASAGLEITVDLENQVVVRPNGKPSIPFSVDPFRRHCLINGFDDIGLTLVHRDEIEKFEEKRTAVWPWLDGVGYAKKGQKVIAVPVRKGVKKTDW, from the exons ATGCCTGCTCCGATAACCACTCCTAGGACTCTTTATGACAAGGTCTTCGATGATCACGTCGTACACTCCGGGGAAGGCGATACCCTTATCTACATCGATCGCCATCTTGTTCACGAAGTTACTTCCCCTCAAGCTTTTGAAGGTTTGAGAAACGCTGGACGTAAAGTGCGTAGACCAGACTGTACGCTTGTCACTGTCGACCATAACATTCC CACCATTTCTCGTAAGAACTTCAAGGACGTGAACACTTTTATTGGTGAGGCGGACAGTCGAGCGCAGGTTGCCGCCCTCGAAGACAATGTCAAGGAGTTTGGTCTTACATACTTCGGTATGAGCGACAAGCGACAAG GCATTGTTCACATCATCGGTCCGGAACAAGGATTCACTCTTCCTGGTACAACTGTTTGCTGCGGTGACTCCCACACGTCCA CCCACGGTGCTTTTGGTGCCCTTGCTTTCGGTATCGGCACCTCTGAAGTTGAACATATCCTCGCTACCCAAACTCTCCCGCAAGCCAAGTCTAAGAACATGCGAATCAATGTTGAGGGTACGCTTGCCGAGGGCGTGTCCTCTAAAGACATTGTTCTTCACATCATTGGTGTGATCGGTACCGCTGGTGGTACTGGTTGTGTCATTGAGTTCTCTGGCTCAACCATCCGAGCGCTCAGTATGGAGGCAAGAATGTCCATCTGTAACATGGCCATTGAAGCAGGTGCTAGGGCGGGTATGATCGCCCCTGATGAGATTACTTTTGAATACCTCAAGGGACGTCCCCTTAGCCCTagagaaggtgaggaaTGGGATAAGGCAGTAGAGTACTGGAAGACCCTGAAGACAGATCCCGGGGCCAAGTACGATATCGAGGTTGAGATCAAGGCTGAAGACATCGTGCCCACCCTCACTTGGGGTACCTCTCCTCAGGATGTTGTACCTATCACTGGTGTCGTTCCAAACCCTGAGGACTTCCCCGAAGCTCAGCGCGGTAACATCGTTCGGGCTCTCGAGTACATGGGTCTCACTTCCGGTACTCCTATGGAAAAGGTTAAGATTGACAAGGCGTTCTTCGGCTCTTGTACCAACGGTCGTATCGAAGACATGCGCTCTGCTGCTCGTGTCATCCTTGCTTCCCAGAAGAATGGCGGGCCCTCCAAGGTCGCGGATGGTGTCTACGCTATGATCGTTCCTGGTTCCGGTCTCGTCAAGCAACAAGCGGAAGCTGAAGGTCTTGATGTCATTTTCAAGAAGGCGGGCTTTGACTGGCGAGAGGCTGGCTGCTCGATGTGTCTTGGTATGAACCCCGACCAGCTCAAGCCTGGAGAGCGATGCGCCAGTAGCTCGAACAGAAACTTTGAAGGTCGACAAGGCGCTGGTGGCCGAACTCACCTCATGTCCCCTGCAATGgtggctgctgcttctcttACCGGTTATCTCACCGATGTTCGTACCCTCATGGGCGCCCACATtaacgatgatgatggactCAAAATCACATCCTACTTCGACTATCTCACACCTGTCGACGTACCCGCGCGACCTGCTGAGCCTACGGAGGAGACTGAAGAGGGTAAGACTCCTGTCAAGGCCGCTGCTGCAGGCTCTGCCGGCTTGCCCAAGTTCAACGTCCTTCGAGGCATCGCTGCTCCTATGTGGGAAGCCAACATCGACACCGACAAAATCATCCCCAAGCAGTTCCTGAAGACTCTCCTTCGTACTGGTCTCGGCAAGGCTCTCTTCTGGCCCCTCCGATACGATGTCCGGACCAATGAAGAGATTCCCGATTTCGTGCTCAACAAGGAGCCTTACAGGCATGCCAGTATCATCGTCTGCACTGGTCCCAACTTCGGTTGTGGTTCTTCTCGTGAACATGCTCCATGGGCCCTTAACGATTTCGGCATCCGATGTGTGATGGCGCCATCTTTTGgtgacatcttcaaaactAA CTGCTTCAAGAACGGtatgcttcctcttcagcttcccCAAGCCGACCTCGATGCTCTCTATGAAGATGCATCAGCTGGTCTTGAGATCACTGTCGATCTTGAGAACCAAGTAGTCGTCCGACCCAACGGCAAgccatccattcctttctctGTCGACCCCTTCCGACGACATTGCCTTATTAATGGCTTCGATGACATTGGTCTTACACTTGTCCACCGAGACGAAATCGAGAAGttcgaagagaagaggaccGCTGTCTGGCCTTGGCTTGACGGTGTTGGATATGCCAAGAAGGGACAGAAGGTCATCGCCGTGCCGGTTAGGAAGGGCGTCAAGAAGACGGACTGGTAA
- a CDS encoding chaperone, whose protein sequence is MASPLVVGLGLLGAGLAGRVGYQMMRASRGGAQEFLKGGFKAKMDRSEAIQILGLREPITTNKLKDAHRRLMLANHPDRGGAPYLAGKVNEAKALLDKEVVRR, encoded by the exons ATGGCTTCTCCTCTTGTCGTTGGCCTCGGTCTTCTCGGTGCAGGTCTTGCTGGCCGCGTGGGCTACCAAATGATGCGGGCTTCTCGCGGTGGTGCCCAAGAGTTCTTGAAGGGCGGGTTCAAGGCTAAGATGGATAGATCTGAAGCTATACAAATTCTTGGCCTGAG AGAACCTATCACCACAAACAAATTGAAAGACGCTCATCGACGATTAATGCTTGCCAATCATCCCGACCGAGGAGGTGCACCCTATCTTGCAGGGAAAGTGAACGAGGCTAAGGCTTTGCTTGA CAAGGAAGTCGTTCGAAGATAG
- a CDS encoding isoleucine-tRNA ligase — MSFRKHDPSKPIHIPTTEDEVLQYWRDIDAFKTSQKLSEGKPEYSFFDGPPFATGKPHYGHLLAGTIKDIVTRHAHSTGHHVERRFGWDTHGLPVEHEIDKTLNIKGKEDVMAMGIDKYNAACRDIVMRYSNEWKNTVERMGRWIDFETGYKTLDPTFMESVWWVFGQLWKKDQVYRGLRVMPYSTGCTTPLSNFEAGEDYRMTSDPAITVSFPLADDPTTSVLAWTTTPYTLPSNLALCVNPEFTYIKIHDFERDQNFILLESLLGTIYKEYQGGKKPDPKKEPKFKKVGTFLGKDMVGWRYVPMFDYFTEQYEDRAFRIIADTYVTDSDGTGIVHQAPAFGEDDHRICVASEIVRDDEIPPCPIDESGRFTSEVPDYQGRHVKEADSSIIKDLQKKGRLITRSDIMHSYPFCWRSGTPLIYRAIPSWFVRVANISDKLVKNNEKTRWVPEAIGEGRFGGWLRNARDWNISRNRYWGTPIPLWVSEDYEEIVCVGSIAELEELSGQKGINDLHRESIDGITIPSKQGKGVLRRIEEVFDCWFESGSMPYAQSHYPFENVERFQKSYPADFISEGIDQTRGWFYTLLVLGTHLFETAPWKNLIVTGLVLAADGKKMSKKLKNYPDPMEVVNKYGADCVRLFLVNSPVVRADNLRFREEGVREILTNVILKWINSLNFYLGQVELFEQTTGEKFVYDHNAKKSTNVMDRWILATCQTLIQHVETEMAAYRLYTVIPKLLDLISDLTNWYIRFNRSRLKGSGGVEDTRAALNTLYEALLTLCLTMSSFTPFTCETVYQALRPTSPAPEDPTQDVRSVHFLPFPKSRAEYFDPTIERQVQRMRAVIDLGRLIRDRKTLKVKMPLKELVIFHHDQEYLDDVRSLESYIAAELNVVNIVYTSDESAVGIKYRATADWPSLGKKLRKDIGKVRSHLPKMSTDECKAFVAEGKIVVNGVELVAGDLVVTRFAEVPTGEVKYDTASDNDVIILLDIRRHPELENLSLLRSLTSRVNKLRKEAGLKPSDKVDIFYEYDAGEEDAIRPAISGNEEYLNKQIGGVPVELSQKGEDKEVLKREVRTKEAEDLGQGERFVLSLALRA; from the exons ATGTCTTTCAGAAAGCACGACC CCTCAAAACCCATTCATATTCCCACTACTGAGGACGAGGTTCTCCAGTACTGGAGGGATATTGACGCCTTCAAGACTTCGCAAAAACTGTCCGAAGGCAAGCCAGAGTACAGCTTCTTTGACGGACCTCCGTTTGCTACCGGAAAGCCTCATTACGGTCATTTGCTGGCCGGTACCATCAAG GACATCGTCACCCGTCATGCCCATTCTACTGGACACCATGTCGAGCGTCGTTTCGGTTGGGATACCCATGGTCTTCCGGTCGAGCATGAGATTGACAAAACTCTCAACAtcaaaggcaaggaagatgttATGGCCATGGGCATTGACAAGTACAATGCTGCATGCCGAGACATTGTCATGCGATACTCTAACGAGTGGAAGAACACTGTCGAAAGGATGGGCAGGTGGATTGATTTTGAAACAGGTTACAAGACCTTAGATCCCACTTTTATGGAAAGTGTGTGGTGGGTCTTCGGGCAgctgtggaagaaggatcagGTGTATCGAGGTTTGAGAGTTATGCCTTATTCTACTGGATGTACCACTCCTTTGAGTAACTTTGAGGCTGGTGAGGATTACAGGATGACTTCTGACCCTGCCA TTACCGTATCCTTTCCTCTTGCCGATGATCCTACAACATCTGTTCTTGCTTGGACGACTACACCCTACACACTTCCCTCCAATCTCGCTCTCTGTGTTAACCCCGAATTTACCTACATCAAGATTCACGACTTCGAACGTGACCAGaacttcatccttctcgaaAGCTTACTAGGTACTATCTACAAGGAGTACcaaggtggaaagaagcCGGACCCTAAGAAGGAACCCAAGTTCAAGAAGGTTGGTACCTTTTTGGGTAAGGACATGGTTGGGTGGAGGTATGTTCCCATGTTTGACTATTTCACCGAGCAATACGAGGACCGGGCTTTCCGAATTATCGCCGACACCTATGTTACCGACTCCGATGGTACCGGTATCGTCCACCAAGCCCCTGCAtttggtgaagatgatcacCGTATCTGTGTTGCCAGCGAGATTGTTCGCGATGACGAGATCCCACCTTGCCCTATCGATGAATCTGGTCGTTTTACCTCTGAGGTCCCTGACTACCAAGGAAGGCACGTTAAAGAAGCCGACTCGTCTATCATCAAGGatttgcagaagaagggccGTCTCATAACCCGATCAGATATCATGCACTCGTACCCCTTCTGCTGGAGATCTGGTACCCCCCTCATCTACCGAGCTATTCCCTCCTGGTTTGTCCGAGTTGCCAACATATCTGACAAGCTCGTTAAAAACAATGAGAAGACTCGATGGGTCCCTGAGGCCATTGGCGAGGGTCGATTCGGTGGTTGGCTgaggaatgcaagggaCTGGAACATTTCAAGGAACAGGTACTGGGGTACTCCCATTCCTTTGTGGGTCAGTGAGGACTATGAGGAGATTGTCTGCGTTGGCTCCATTGCGGAGCTCGAGGAGCTCTCCGGACAGAAAGGTATCAACGATCTGCACAGGGAATCGATCGACGGCATCACCATTCCTTCCAAGCAGGGTAAGGGTGTTCTCCGTaggattgaagaagtcTTTGACTGCTGGTTCGAGTCTGGAAG CATGCCCTATGCTCAGTCACACTACCCTTTCGAAAATGTCGAACGTTTCCAAAAGAGCTACCCCGCCGACTTTATCTCTGAAGGTATTGACCAAACCCGTGGTTGGTTCTACACCCTTTTGGTTCTCGGTACACATTTGTTCGAGACTGCTCCTTGGAAGAACCTAATTGTGACTGGTCTCGTCTTGGCAGC CGACGGCAAAAAGATGTCCAAAAAGCTTAAGAACTACCCAGACCCTATGGAGGTCGTCAACAAGTACGGTGCTGACTGTGTCCGACTTTTCTTGGTTAATTCTCCAGTTGTGCGAGCCGACAACCTCCGATTCCGTGAGGAAGGTGTGCGAGAGATTTTGACCAACGTTATTCTCAAGTGGATCAACTCTCTTAACTTTTATCTTGGTCAGGTTGAACTTTTCGAGCAGACTACAGGCGAGAAGTTTGTGTACGATCACAACGCCAAAAAGTCCACAAACGTCATGGACAGGTGGATTCTGGCCACTTGTCAGACATTGATCCAACATGTCGAGACCGAGATGGCGGCTTACCGACTCTACACTGTCATCCCCAAGCTTCTCGATCTCATCTCTGATCTGACCAACTGGTATATTCGTTTCAACCGAAGTCGTCTGAAGGGTTCCGGCGGTGTCGAGGACACACGGGCAGCGCTCAATACTTTGTATGAGGCTCTTTTAACTCTTTGTCTTACCATG TCTTCGTTCACCCCATTCACATGTGAGACTGTTTACCAAGCTCTGCGTCCTACCTCACCGGCCCCTGAGGATCCCACTCAAGACGTGCGATCTGTCCACTTTTTGCCCTTCCCTAAGAGTAGGGCCGAATATTTCGACCCCACCATTGAACGACAGGTGCAGAGGATGCGTGCCGTCATTGATTTGGGTAGGTTAATCAGAGATCGAAAGACCCTCAAGGTCAAG ATGCCTCTTAAGGAGCTTGTCATTTTCCACCATGACCAAGAGTACCTTGATGATGTCCGTTCTCTCGAGTCTTATATCGCCGCCGAGCTCAACGTCGTCAACATTGTTTACACTTCTGATGAATCTGCTGTGGGTATCAAGTACCGTGCTACCGCCGACTGGCCTTCTCTCGGCAAGAAGCTCCGAAAGGATATTGGCAAGGTTCGATCGCACCTTCCCAAAATGTCTACCGATGAGTGCAAAGCATTTGTTGCCGAGGGCAAGATTGTGGTCAACGGtgttgagcttgttgcCGGTGATCTTGTTGTCACTCGCTTTGCTGAAGTCCCCACTGGCGAAGTCAAGTATGACACTGCAAGCGACAACGATGTGATCATCTTGCTTGATATCCGACGACATCCCGAGTTGGAAAATTTGTCTCTCCTCCGATCTTTGACATCTCGAGTCAACAAGCTTCGAAAAGAAGCCGGTCTCAAGCCTTCCGACAAGGTTGACATCTTTTACGAGTATGATgctggagaggaggatgctaTCAGGCCTGCTATCAGCGGGAATGAAGAGTATTTGAACAAGCAGATTGGTGGTGTGCCTGTAGAATTGAGtcaaaagggagaggacaaggaggtGCTCAAGAGAGAAGTCAGGACgaaagaggcggaggatTTGGGTCAGGGCGAGAGGTTCGTACTGAGCCTTGCATTGAGGGCCTAG
- a CDS encoding amt family ammonium transporter produces the protein MVNITYGALLSSSDGAVHFEPLGTDIISTLAGQTTAFDPGDIAWVLTCAALIVFMLPGLGYLYSGLARRKNALSMLFLSLVSLGIISFQWFFIGYSLVFSETGGSFWGDGRNVGFRQVLERPIPESNGKLPEIVFATFQLMFACLVPAVLLGAAAERSRILPAMIFMFCWTTLVYDPLAHWIWSANGWANKWGVLDYAGGVPVEIASGIAGLAYSYFIGKRRGYGTDRVLFKPSNVGNVVLGTVFLWVGWLGFNGGSCYCASLKAALAIFNTNLAGSVGGVVWLIMDFRLERKWSMVGYCTGAIAGLVAITPAAGYVGAPASALIGLVAAVVSNLATRLKVSMRVDDPMDIFAVHALAGIVGVLMTGLFAQSSVAANDGFSVIDGGWLDHHYVQLGKQVAWACVGIAWTFVVTYAIMFFINLIPGCHFRATEEAEIVGMDEVELGEYVADYAFHQRDLEGEYEAHTLSQCPSATKLHLREFRHNKDGESSGSSQPKDLPPTMPRGGAAVGDLDGDTAVESQHSRSNSRGRSQHRVRIEREGDNEAMEMSDISRTRSCDQRQRGLSLEGSSVDQRE, from the exons ATGGTCAACATAACTTATGGAGCACTGCTGTCGTCGTCGGATGGAGCAGTTCACTTTGAGCCTTTAGGAACTGACATTATCTCCACCTTGGCTGGTCAAACAACAG CTTTTGATCCAGGAGACATAGCATGGGTGCTTACTTGTGCGGCTTTGATTGTTTTCATG CTTCCCGGACTTGGATACCTGTACTCTGGTCTTGCTCGACGAAAAAATGCCCTGTCAATGCTGTTTCTGTCTCTCGTCTCCCTCGGGATTATCTCCTTCCAGTGGTTCTTCATCGGATATAGTCTAGTGTTCTCTGAAACGGGAGGCAGTTTctggggagatggaag GAATGTTGGTTTCAGACAGGTTCTTGAAAGACCAATACCGGAATCCAATGGCAAACTTCCAGAGATTGTATTTGCCACTTTTCAGCTA ATGTTCGCTTGCCTTGTTCCAGCAGTCTTGCTCGGCGCCGCAGCTGAGCGAAGCAGAATATTGCCTGCTATGATTTTTATGTTTTGCTGGACTACCTTAGTCTATGACCCCCTGGCACACTGGATTTGGAGTGCCAACGGATGGGCAAACAAATGGGGTGTATTGGA CTATGCAGGAGGTGTTCCAGTTGAGATAGCTAGTGGGATAGCTGGATTAGCGTATTCCTACTTTATCGGGAAACGTCGTGGGTATGGCACAGATCGTGTCCTCTTTAAACCTTCGAACGTTGG CAATGTTGTTCTCGGCACAGTTTTCCTCTGGGTTGGATGGTTGGGTTTCAATGGAGGGTCTTGTTACTGCGCCTCCCTTAAGGCTGctcttgccatcttcaacaccAATCTGGCCGGAAGCGTTGGGGGTGTTGTATGGCTCATTATGGATTTCCGTCTTGAAAGAAAATGGAGCATGGTGGGATACTGCACAGGTGCGATTGCAGGTTTGGTTGCCATCACCCCCGCTGCTGGATATGTCGGCGCCCCA GCCTCAGCTCTCATCGGTCTCGTCGCTGCCGTGGTTTCTAACTTGGCAACAAGATTGAAAGTCAGCATGCGCGTTGACGACCCCATGGATATTTTCGCTGTGCACGCCTTGGCCGGTATCGTAGGTGTGCTCATGACCGGTCTGTTCGCACAGTCCAGCGTGGCCGCCAATGACGGTTTCTCTGTCATCGATGGTGGATGGCT CGACCACCATTATGTTCAGTTGGGTAAACAGGTTGCTTGGGCTTGCGTTGGTATCGCCTGGACATTTGTTGTCACCTATGCCATCATGTTCTTTATCAATCTGATCCCTGGCTGTCATTTTCGTGCTACCGAGGAGGCGGAAATCGTTGGTATGGAC GAGGTCGAATTGGGTGAATATGTTGCGGACTATGCCTTCCATCAGCGAGATCTAGAGGGCGAATACGAAGCTCATACTCTATCTCAATGTCCCTCAGCCACCAAACTCCATCTTCGAGAATTCCGCCACAATAAAGATGGGGAATCCTCTGGTTCTTCTCAGCCAAAAGATTTGCCCCCAACGATGCCTCGTGGCGGCGCTGCCGTTGGTGATCTCGACGGGGACACAGCCGTCGAATCGCAACATTCACGTTCAAATTCGAGAGGACGAAGTCAACACAGAGTGAGGATCGAAAGGGAAGGTGACAATGAGGCAATGGAAATGAGCGATATAAGCCGCACAAGATCTTGCGATCAACGGCAAAGAGGATTGAGCTTAGAAGGTTCTTCTGTGGACCAAAGGGAATAG
- a CDS encoding 60S ribosomal protein, producing MAPVKKSKSAKNSESINSKLQLVVKSGKFTLGYKQALKQLRSGKAKLILISKNCPPLRKSEIEYYAMLSKTNVHHYDGSNVDLGTAAGKLYRVGVMSIQDAGDSDLLQQQESA from the exons ATGGCCCCCgtcaagaagagcaagtcCGCCAAGAACTCTGAGTCTATCAACTCCAAGCTCCAGCTCGTTGTCAAGTCTGGCAAGTTCACCCTCGGTTACAAGCAGGCTCTCAAGCAGCTCCGATCCGGCAAGG CCAAGCTCATTTTGATCTCCAAAAACTGCCCTCCCCTCCGAAAGTCTGAGATCGAGTACTACGCCATGCT CTCCAAGACCAACGTCCACCACTACGACGGTTCCAATGTCGACCTCGGTACTGCCGCTGGTAAGCTCTACCGAGTCGGTGTCATGTCCATCCAGGATGCCGGAGACAGTGACTTG ctccagcagcaggagaGTGCCTAA